A genomic window from Salvia hispanica cultivar TCC Black 2014 chromosome 5, UniMelb_Shisp_WGS_1.0, whole genome shotgun sequence includes:
- the LOC125188334 gene encoding AUGMIN subunit 1-like, translated as MSEIGAGSDPPSPSFSVASSDPSKSSGSTGFDANRIAEVKAWLVSQFDAVGKDVPDFEYTPRSIAHLHNIATLSQAKTQAATIVANDFRQKAAEYRSQAARIREILEHVGLVQESLPSNVVSSSQVLASVANLLNIRDTELSSFLVAMADQSLRKTAVEEKRAKVQQESKELLDYTRKAIARLTYLKRTLTQLEDDIPPCEAQMEHWKTNLAIMESKERQYLQQYSNYKAMLNRVGYSPDISHGVLVEMAEHRKDLEKKTKPILETLRSYQDLPPDKALAALAIEDKKRQYAAAEKYLEDVLQSALASSE; from the exons ATGAGTGAAATTGGTGCGGGATCTGATCCTCCTTCTCCTTCGTTCTCAGTGGCATCATCTGACCCATCTAAAAGCAGTGGCAGCACTGGCTTTGATGCTAATCGGATTGCAGAAGTGAAAGCATGGCTCGTTTCTCAATTCGACGCAGTTGGAAAAGACGTACCTGATTTTGAGTACACTCCTCGGAGCATTGCTCACTTGCACAACATTGCTACCCTCTCTCAGGCCAAGACTCAGGCTGCCACCATTGTTGCAAATGATTTTCGTCAGAAAGCTGCAGAATATCGTTCACAAG CTGCTAGGATACGAGAGATACTAGAACATGTTGGATTGGTGCAAGAGAGTTTACCGTCAAATGTGGTATCATCTTCCCAAGTTCTTGCCAGTGTCGCTAATCTGTTGAATATTAGGGATACTGAATTAAGTAG TTTTCTTGTAGCAATGGCAGATCAATCTCTGAGAAAAACAGCAGTTGAAGAGAAGAGGGCTAAAGTCCAACAGGAGTCCAAAGAACTTCTTGACTATACTCGGAAGGCAATTGCACGATTGACATACTTGAAAAG AACGCTCACACAACTAGAAGATGATATACCTCCTTGTGAAGCTCAAATGGAACACTGGAAGACAAACTTGGCTATAATGGAATCAAAAGAGAGACAGTATCTGCAGCAGTATTCTAATTACAAG GCAATGCTCAATCGTGTGGGCTATAGCCCAGATATTAGTCATGGCGTGTTGGTGGAAATGGCTGAGCACAGGAaggatttggagaagaaaacAAAGCCAATCCTTGAGACATTGAGAAGTTACCAAGACTTGCCTCCT GACAAGGCTCTGGCTGCATTGGCAATTGAGGATAAGAAGAGGCAGTATGCTGCTGCTGAGAAGTATCTTGAAGATGTGTTGCAGTCTGCTCTCGCTTCTTCTGAGTGA
- the LOC125188337 gene encoding putative methyltransferase DDB_G0268948 produces MADLNSGDSPIYQSKQYSEGRPNYPQELFHFILSNTPSHELAWDAGTGTGQVASSLAKLYKNVIATDISPKQLEFAEKLANITYQCTSPSMSMEELQKKVGSESTFDLVTIAQAMHWFHLPTFYQQVKWLLKKPNGVITAWCYTTPEVNPTVDSLFQRFYTIDAGPYWKSGPSLVSPCETVEQGYKTIDFPFEPVEGHEHTGPFRFNIEKVMDLGGYFTYLRSWSAYEIAKQKGVELLTGSVVEDFTRAWSEDGKIQKTVIFPLYLRMGKVGLPS; encoded by the exons aTGGCAGATTTGAACTCTGGGGATAGTCCTATCTACCAGTCAAAACAGTATTCTGAGGGCAGGCCTAATTACCCTCAAGAACTCTTCCATTTCATTCTTTCCAATACCCCCTCTCATGAACTAGCATGGGATGCTGGCACCGGCACTGGCCAAGTAGCCAGCTCA CTGGCTAAGCTTTACAAGAACGTGATAGCGACAGACATAAGCCCAAAGCAACTAGAATTTGCAGAAAAGCTTGCAAACATAACATACCAATGCACTTCCCCCAGCATGTCCATGGAAGAACTCCAAAAGAAAGTTGGATCAGAATCCACTTTTGATTTGGTCACCATAGCTCAAGCCATGCACTGGTTCCACCTCCCTACGTTCTACCAACAGGTGAAGTGGCTTCTGAAGAAGCCCAACGGGGTGATCACCGCCTGGTGTTACACCACACCAGAAGTCAACCCAACAGTTGACTCACTGTTCCAAAGATTTTACACCATCGATGCTGGTCCTTACTGGAAATCTGGTCCGTCCCTGGTATCACCTTGTGAAACAGTGGAACAGGGATACAAAACCATTGATTTCCCGTTTGAACCAGTAGAGGGACATGAGCACACTGGACCATTTCGGTTTAACATAGAGAAAGTGATGGATTTGGGGGGTTATTTCACATACTTGAGGTCATGGTCTGCATATGAAATTGCTAAACAAAAGGGTGTGGAGTTGCTCACTGGCAGTGTGGTGGAAGATTTCACAAGGGCTTGGAGTGAAGATGGCAAAATCCAAAAGACAGTCATTTTCCCTCTTTATTTGAGGATGGGGAAAGTTGGTTTACCAAGTTAA
- the LOC125188336 gene encoding pyrroline-5-carboxylate reductase-like: MANIMPISTESCKIGFIGAGKMAESIAKGVINSGVLPASNVRTAHLGLRRTVFESFGTKVFDQNSQVVQDSDVVIFSVKPQVVKDVVLQLRPLLSEKQLLVSVVAGVKLKDLQEWAGHGRFIRVMPNTPAAVGVAASVITLGDAATKEDGELISKIFGAIGKVWTAPEKLFDAITGLSASGPAYIFLAIEALADGGVAAGLPRELSLGLASQMVLGAASMAVSTGKHPGQLKDDVASPGGTTIAGIHELEKAGFRGILMNAVVAAAKRSQELSKN, translated from the exons ATGGCCAACATTATGCCTATTTCCACCGAATCCTGCAAGATTGGTTTCATCGGGGCTGGAAAAATGGCAGAGAGCATTGCCAAAGGTGTCATCAATTCAGGGGTTTTGCCGGCTTCCAATGTCCGGACTGCTCATCTTGGCCTGAGGCGTACTGTCTTTGAATCATTTGGCACAAAAGTCTTTGATCAGAATAGTCAG GTAGTCCAAGATAGTGATGTGGTTATATTCTCCGTGAAACCTCAAGTTG TCAAAGATGTGGTGCTACAGTTAAGGCCACTTCTTTCAGAGAAGCAGCTATTAGTCTCTGTTGTTGCTGGAGTCAAGCTAAAAGATTTGCAG GAGTGGGCTGGTCACGGCCGATTTATTAGGGTAATGCCCAACACCCCAGCTGCTGTTGGTGTGGCTGCTTCTG TTATTACTCTGGGGGATGCAGCAACCAAGGAAGATGGGGAATTGATCAGTAAAATATTTGGAGCAATTGGCAAAGTTTGGACAGCTCCGGAGAAGCTGTTTGATGCTATCACCGGCCTGAG TGCTAGTGGACCGGCATACATCTTCTTGGCAATTGAAGCTTTAGCCGATGGAGGTGTTGCTGCTGGTCTTCCTCGTGAACTCTCACTCGGTCTGGCTTCTCAAATG GTACTGGGAGCAGCATCAATGGCAGTGAGCACGGGCAAGCACCCGGGCCAGCTGAAAGATGACGTGGCATCGCCTGGTGGCACGACCATAGCTGGGATTCATGAACTGGAAAAGGCTGGCTTTCGAGGCATACTGATGAACGCGGTCGTTGCTGCTGCCAAGCGCAGCCAAGAGCTTTCTAAGAACTAG
- the LOC125189432 gene encoding putative UPF0481 protein At3g02645, translated as MEKHSSSNNHVNGGGSRREDFEVAVDVVTLQDFSDLLHNQPNKLYSESHRQIQKIPNQIRRRNIRRSQQVYDPVLVSIGPYHHAKPGLRRAQEFKHQCLNRCAGGDDKKKAFFYSKILEEVAAIRDSYAEAKIMEKYDDKSLALMMLLDASIIIDFIHNYLGMKGNNFLDWRRCLGAGSWPLMIRDIMLMENQIPLQVLKLLIAMQYEEGEAASFLPRFFAGFLTFKTHLVGVDLENADIPDEIEDPSIHLLEAVRKVIVKKKKKKMMKKNEIKEQHILMSEYSLVNKNVFMLSRFPMREETVDAGVSYMHRSVMDLKAKGIRIRSDPDLSPGEITFVPGVCFSELHLPIQYLTPVVVENMIAFEVLPHGCSSPVVLSYAIFMKSLVQSPQDVKELQANGVMLNRFGNLENVVQMVKEVDTFGLHDQDIFKDVKRRIEEHCRSKARTWLADLVYSRFRTPWTAIALFAGVLLLCLTFVQTFFTIWPTNQRAL; from the coding sequence atggagAAGCACTCATCTTCAAATAACCACGTCAACGGTGGAGGAAGCCGCCGTGAAGACTTTGAAGTAGCGGTGGACGTCGTAACGCTCCAAGACTTCTCAGATCTCCTCCACAATCAACCCAACAAACTCTACTCAGAATCACACCGCCAAATCCAAAAAATCCCAAACCAGATACGTCGCCGGAATATTCGACGGAGCCAGCAAGTGTACGACCCAGTGCTGGTCTCCATCGGGCCCTACCACCACGCCAAACCCGGCCTCCGTCGCGCCCAGGAATTCAAGCACCAGTGCCTTAACCGATGCGCCGGCGGAGATGACAAGAAAAAGGCCTTCTTCTACTCCAAGATTCTGGAGGAAGTCGCTGCCATCAGAGACAGCTACGCGGAGGCGAAGATCATGGAGAAATACGACGACAAATCGCTAGCGCTGATGATGCTTTTGGACGCCAGCATCATCATAGACTTCATCCATAACTACTTGGGGATGAAAGGAAACAACTTCTTGGACTGGCGTCGATGTCTTGGCGCCGGATCCTGGCCGTTGATGATTCGCGATATCATGCTCATGGAGAATCAGATCCCCCTACAGGTGCTGAAACTGCTCATCGCCATGCAGTACGAGGAAGGAGAAGCTGCTTCGTTTCTCCCACGTTTTTTCGCTGGGTTTTTAACCTTCAAAACGCATCTAGTAGGTGTAGACCTCGAGAATGCAGATATCCCTGATGAAATTGAGGATCCTTCCATTCACTTACTCGAGGCTGTTCGGAAAGTTatagtgaagaagaagaagaagaagatgatgaagaagaatgaGATTAAAGAGCAGCATATACTTATGTCCGAATATAGCTTAGTTAATAAGAACGTGTTCATGTTATCTAGGTTCCCCATGAGGGAAGAAACAGTTGATGCTGGCGTATCATACATGCATCGTTCAGTGATGGATCTCAAGGCCAAAGGAATCCGCATAAGGTCTGATCCTGACCTGTCGCCTGGGGAGATCACTTTCGTGCCCGGTGTCTGTTTTAGCGAGCTCCACCTCCCAATTCAATACCTAACTCCAGTGGTCGTGGAAAACATGATCGCCTTTGAAGTTCTTCCACATGGATGCTCTAGTCCGGTGGTGCTGTCCTACGCCATCTTCATGAAGTCGTTAGTGCAGAGCCCACAAGATGTGAAGGAGTTGCAGGCCAATGGGGTGATGCTGAATAGGTTTGGGAATTTAGAGAATGTGGTGCAAATGGTAAAGGAGGTTGACACGTTCGGGCTGCATGATCAGGATATATTCAAGGATGTAAAGAGAAGGATTGAAGAGCATTGCAGGAGCAAGGCTAGGACGTGGCTTGCTGACCTGGTTTATAGTCGTTTTCGGACTCCATGGACTGCTATCGCCTTGTTTGCTGGAGTGCTTCTCCTTTGCCTTACCTTTGTGCAAACATTTTTCACTATCTGGCCTACGAATCAAAGAGCGCTTTAG
- the LOC125189433 gene encoding UPF0481 protein At3g47200-like, giving the protein MGPSYRKLRKNGEGRRKAGSRGAVAVDIATLQHFSELLHSQPNKLYSASRRCRQIQKIPPQTRCRNLRRSQQVYDPVLVSIGPYHHGKPGLRRAEEFKHLCLDRCAGGDDKKKAFFFSKIVEEAAAIRDSYAETEIVEKYYDKSLALMMLLDASIIIDFIHNYLGMQGNSFSDWQRCLGAGSASLMVRDILLMENQIPLQVLQLLITLRYDEQEAASFISRFFSAFLFFKKRVVDIDLKNDEDPPIHFLEAFQRVIVKKKKIKEEDIVMSVNKKVFLLSGFPMRDEPVDAGISYMQRSVMDLKAKGIRVRPDPDLSLADITFVPSFCFSELRLPVQYLSDLTPVVTANTIAFEALPHGCSSLVVLSYAIFMNSLVQSPQDVKELQDNGVILNRLANLEKVVEVIKDIDTFGLHDQDIFKDVKMRIEEHCRNKARTWLADLIFTRFRTLWTVIALFAGVLLLCLTLLQIFFTIRPINQRLL; this is encoded by the exons ATGGGCCCCTCCTATCGCAAATTG AGAAAAAATGGAGAAGGGCGGAGGAAGGCAGGAAGCCGCGGCGCAGTAGCTGTGGACATCGCAACACTCCAACACTTCTCCGAGCTCCTCCACTCTCAACCCAACAAACTCTACTCGGCATCACGACGCTGCCgccaaatccaaaaaataccACCTCAGACACGTTGCAGGAATTTGCGGCGGAGCCAGCAAGTGTACGACCCGGTTCTGGTCTCCATCGGCCCCTACCACCATGGCAAACCCGGGCTCCGTCGCGCCGAGGAATTCAAGCACCTCTGCCTCGACCGCTGCGCCGGCGGAGATGACAAGAAGAAggccttcttcttctccaagaTTGTTGAGGAAGCCGCCGCCATCAGAGACAGCTACGCTGAGACAGAGATTGTGGAGAAATACTACGACAAATCTCTAGCGTTGATGATGCTTTTGGATGCAAGCATCATCATAGACTTTATCCACAACTACTTGGGGATGCAAGGAAACAGCTTCTCGGACTGGCAGCGATGCCTCGGCGCCGGATCCGCGTCGTTGATGGTGCGCGACATCCTGCTCATGGAGAATCAGATCCCATTACAAGTCCTGCAACTGCTCATCACCTTGCGATACGATGAACAAGAAGCTGCTTCGTTTATCTCACGTTTTTTCTCCGcgtttttattctttaaaaagCGTGTAGTAGATATAGACCTCAAGAATGATGAGGATCCTCCCATTCACTTCCTTGAAGCTTTTCAAAGAGTTatcgtgaagaagaagaagattaaaGAGGAAGATATAGTAATGTCAGTTAATAAGAAGGTGTTCCTGCTGTCTGGGTTTCCCATGAGGGATGAGCCGGTTGATGCTGGCATATCATACATGCAACGTTCCGTGATGGATCTCAAGGCCAAAGGAATCCGCGTAAGGCCTGATCCCGACCTATCGCTCGCGGACATAACTTTTGTGCCCAGTTTCTGTTTCAGCGAGCTCCGCCTACCAGTTCAGTACCTCTCCGACCTAACTCCGGTGGTGACGGCAAACACGATCGCGTTTGAAGCTCTTCCGCACGGATGCTCTAGTCTGGTGGTATTGTCGTATGCCATCTTCATGAACTCTCTAGTGCAGAGCCCACAAGATGTGAAGGAGTTACAGGATAATGGGGTGATTCTGAATAGGCTTGCTAATTTAGAGAAAGTGGTGGAAGTTATAAAGGACATCGACACGTTTGGGCTGCACGACCAAGATATATTCAAGGATGTGAAGATGAGGATTGAAGAGCATTGCAGGAACAAGGCTAGAACGTGGCTTGCTGATCTGATTTTTACACGTTTTCGGACCCTGTGGACTGTTATCGCCTTGTTTGCTGGAGTGCTCCTTCTTTGCCTTACTCTTTTGCAGATTTTTTTCACTATTCGGCCTATCAATCAAAGACTCCTTTAG
- the LOC125187855 gene encoding uncharacterized protein LOC125187855, which produces MEHRRKDFEVAVDIATLQDFSDLLHSQPKKLYEESRRRCQIQKIPPQIRRRNKRRSQQVYDPVLVSIGPFHHGKPELRRAEEFKHQCLDRCAGGDDKKKAFFYSKIVEQAAAIRDSYAEAKIVEKYDDKSLALMMLLDASIIIDFIHNYLGMQGNSFSEWQQCLGAGSGPLMVRDIMLMENQIPLQVLQLLIPLQYDEEEAASFLPCFFSAFLTFKRRVVDVEIPQEIEDPPIHFLDAFRRVIVMKRIKIKEEDRVMSVYSSNSKSMFLQSALSMREETVDAGISYMHRSVMDLKAKGIRVRPDPDLALADITFVPGLCFSELRLPVQYFSDLTPMVMENMIAFEVLPHGCSSLAVLSYAIFLKSLVQSPQDVKELQANGVILNRLANLEKVVQVIKEIDTFGLHDQDIFKDVKMRIEEHCRNKARTWLADLIYTRFRTPWTAIALFAGVLLLCLAFLQTLFTIN; this is translated from the coding sequence atggagcACCGCCGCAAAGACTTTGAGGTAGCGGTGGACATCGCAACGCTCCAAGACTTCTCAGACCTCCTCCACTCCCAACCCAAGAAGCTCTACGAGGAATCACGCCGCCGCtgccaaatccaaaaaatCCCACCACAGATACGTCGCCGGAATAAGCGGCGGAGCCAGCAAGTCTACGACCCAGTTCTTGTCTCCATCGGGCCCTTCCACCACGGCAAACCCGAGCTCCGTCGCGCCGAGGAATTCAAGCACCAGTGCCTTGACCGCTGCGCCGGCGGCGATGACAAGAAGAAGGCCTTCTTCTACTCCAAGATTGTGGAGCAAGCCGCCGCCATCAGAGACAGCTACGCGGAGGCGAAGATCGTGGAGAAATACGACGACAAATCTCTAGCGCTGATGATGCTCTTGGATGCAAGCATCATCATAGACTTCATCCACAACTACTTGGGGATGCAAGGAAACAGCTTCTCGGAGTGGCAACAATGCCTCGGCGCCGGATCCGGGCCGTTGATGGTCCGCGACATCATGCTCATGGAGAATCAGATCCCCTTACAGGTCCTGCAACTGCTCATCCCCTTGCAATACGATGAAGAAGAAGCTGCTTCGTTTCTCCCATGTTTTTTCTCTGCTTTTTTAACCTTCAAGAGGCGTGTAGTAGATGTAGAAATCCCTCAAGAAATTGAAGATCCTCCCATTCACTTCCTCGATGCTTTTCGGAGAGTTATAGTGATGAAGAGAATCAAGATCAAAGAGGAAGACAGAGTTATGTCTGTGTATAGCTCAAATAGCAAGAGCATGTTCCTGCAGTCTGCACTGTCGATGAGAGAAGAGACGGTGGATGCTGGCATATCATACATGCATCGTTCGGTGATGGATCTAAAGGCCAAAGGAATCCGCGTAAGGCCTGATCCCGATCTAGCGCTCGCGGACATAACTTTTGTGCCCGGTCTCTGTTTCAGCGAGCTTCGCCTCCCAGTTCAGTACTTCTCCGACCTAACTCCGATGGTGATGGAAAACATGATCGCCTTTGAGGTCCTTCCGCACGGATGCTCTAGTCTGGCGGTGTTGTCGTATGCCATCTTCTTGAAGTCGCTGGTGCAGAGCCCACAAGATGTGAAGGAGTTGCAGGCCAATGGGGTGATTCTGAATAGGCTTGCCAATTTAGAGAAAGTGGTGCAAGTGATAAAGGAGATCGACACGTTCGGGCTGCATGATCAAGATATATTCAAGGATGTGAAGATGAGGATTGAAGAGCATTGCAGGAACAAGGCTCGGACCTGGCTTGCTGACCTCATCTATACCCGTTTTCGAACTCCATGGACTGCTATTGCTTTGTTTGCTGGAGTGCTCCTTCTTTGCCTCGCTTTTCTGCAGACTCTTTTCACTATCAATTAA
- the LOC125187724 gene encoding putative UPF0481 protein At3g02645, whose amino-acid sequence MEKHHHGGGSRRQDFEIAVDIATLQDLSDLLHSQPKKLYSESRHRRQIQKIPNQIRCRNLRRSQQVYDPVLVSIGPYHHAKPGLRRAQEFKHLCLDRCAGGDDKKKAFFYSKIVEHAASIRDCYAEAKIVEKYDDKSLALMMLLDASIIIDFIHNYLGMQGNSFSDWQRCLGAGSGPLMVRDIMLMENQIPFQVLQLLITLQYEKGEAASFLPRFFSTFLSYKGRILDLDLNNTEILREIEDPPIHFLEAFRRVVVLKNKKKIKEEDRVMSVYSSVNKSVFLQSAMSMKEEMVDAGISYMHRSVMDLKAKGIRIRPDPDLSAADITFVPGFCFSELRLPVQYLSDLTPMVIANMIAFEVLPHGCSSLVVLSYAIFMKSLVQSPQDVKELQDNGVILNRLANLEKVVEVIKEIDTFGLHDQDIFKDVKMRIEEHCRSRARTWLADLIYTRFRTPWTAIAFFAGVLLLCLTFLQTVFTINQRPL is encoded by the exons ATGGAGAAGCACCACCACGgcggaggaagccgccgccaAGACTTTGAAATAGCGGTGGACATCGCAACACTCCAAGACTTGTCAGACCTCCTCCACTCTCAACCCAAGAAGCTCTACTCGGAATCACGCCACCGCCGCCAAATCCAAAAAATCCCAAACCAGATACGTTGCCGGAATTTGCGGCGGAGCCAGCAAGTGTACGACCCAGTTCTGGTCTCCATCGGCCCTTACCACCACGCCAAACCCGGGCTCCGTCGCGCCCAGGAATTCAAGCACCTCTGCCTCGACCGCTGCGCCGGCGGCGATGACAAGAAGAAGGCCTTCTTCTACTCCAAGATTGTGGAGCACGCCGCCTCCATCAGAGACTGCTACGCAGAGGCGAAGATCGTGGAGAAATACGACGACAAATCGCTAGCGTTGATGATGCTCTTGGACGCAAGCATCATCATAGACTTCATCCACAACTACTTGGGGATGCAAGGAAACAGCTTCTCGGACTGGCAGCGATGCCTCGGCGCCGGATCTGGACCGTTGATGGTCCGCGACATCATGCTCATGGAGAATCAGATCCCCTTCCAG GTCCTGCAACTGCTTATCACCTTGCAGTACGAGAAAGGAGAAGCTGCTTCGTTTCTCCCACGTTTTTTCTCGACATTTTTATCCTACAAAGGGCGTATATTAGACTTGGACCTCAACAATACCGAGATCCTTCGAGAAATTGAGGATCCTCCGATTCACTTCCTCGAAGCTTTTCGAAGAGTTGTAGTGCTgaagaataagaagaagaTTAAAGAGGAAGACAGAGTTATGTCTGTGTATAGCTCGGTTAATAAGAGCGTGTTCTTGCAGTCTGCAATGTCGATGAAAGAAGAGATGGTGGATGCTGGCATATCATACATGCATCGTTCAGTAATGGATCTCAAGGCCAAGGGAATACGCATAAGGCCTGATCCCGACTTATCAGCCGCAGACATAACTTTCGTGCCCGGTTTCTGTTTCAGCGAGCTCCGCCTCCCAGTTCAGTACCTCTCCGACCTAACTCCGATGGTGATAGCAAACATGATTGCCTTTGAAGTTCTTCCACACGGATGTTCTAGTCTGGTGGTGTTGTCGTATGCCATTTTCATGAAGTCGCTGGTGCAGAGCCCACAAGATGTGAAGGAGTTGCAGGACAATGGGGTGATCTTGAATAGGCTTGCTAATTTAGAGAAAGTGGTGGAAGTGATAAAGGAGATCGACACGTTCGGGCTGCACGATCAAGATATATTCAAGGATGTGAAGATGAGGATTGAAGAGCATTGCAGGAGCAGGGCTAGGACGTGGCTTGCTGACCTGATTTATACCCGTTTTCGAACTCCATGGACTGCAATTGCCTTCTTTGCTGGAGTGCTCCTTCTTTGCCTCACTTTTTTGCAGACTGTTTTCACTATCAATCAAAGACCGctttag